The following proteins are co-located in the Mus caroli chromosome 7, CAROLI_EIJ_v1.1, whole genome shotgun sequence genome:
- the Aldh1a3 gene encoding aldehyde dehydrogenase family 1 member A3 has protein sequence MATTNGAVENGQPDGKPPALPRPIRNLEVKFTKIFINNDWHESKSGRKFATYNPSTLEKICEVEEGDKPDVDKAVEAAQAAFQRGSPWRRLDALSRGQLLHQLADLVERDRAILATLETMDTGKPFLHAFFVDLEGCIKTFRYFAGWADKIQGRTIPTDDNVVCFTRHEPIGVCGAITPWNFPLLMLAWKLAPALCCGNTVVLKPAEQTPLTALYLASLIKEVGFPPGVVNIVPGFGPTVGAAISSHPQINKIAFTGSTEVGKLVREAASRSNLKRVTLELGGKNPCIVCADADLDLAVECAHQGVFFNQGQCCTAASRVFVEEQVYGEFVRRSVEFAKKRPVGDPFDAKTEQGPQIDQKQFDKILELIESGKKEGAKLECGGSAMEDRGLFIKPTVFSDVTDNMRIAKEEIFGPVQPILKFKNLEEVIKRANNTDYGLTAAVFTKNLDKALKLAAALESGTVWINCYNAFYAQAPFGGFKMSGNGRELGEYALAEYTEVKTVTIKLEEKNP, from the exons ATATTTATCAACAACGACTGGCACGAATCCAAGAGTGGAAGAAAGTTTGCCACATATAACCCTTCAACACTAGAGAAAATATGTGAGGTGGAAGAAGGAGATAAG CCCGATGTGGACAAGGCTGTGGAGGCCGCTCAAGCTGCCTTCCAGCGGGGATCCCCATGGCGCCGGCTGGATGCCCTGAGCAGAGGCCAGTTGCTGCATCAGCTGGCTGACCTTGTAGAAAGGGACCGTGCGATCCTGGCT ACTCTGGAGACCATGGACACCGGCAAGCCATTCCTTCATGCCTTTTTCGTCGACCTGGAAGGCTGTATTAAGACCTTCAGATATTTTGCCGGGTGGGCAGACAAAATCCAGGGCAGGACCATCCCCACAG ATGACAACGTTGTGTGCTTCACCAGGCATGAGCCCATCGGGGTGTGTGGGGCCATTACACCA TGGAACTTCCCCCTGCTGATGCTGGCCTGGAAACTGGCTCCTGCCCTGTGCTGTGGGAACACCGTGGTCCTGAAGCCAGCTGAGCAGACCCCTCTCACCGCTCTGTACCTGGCCTCTCTCATCAAAGAG GTCGGGTTCCCTCCGGGTGTGGTGAACATTGTACCAGGCTTCGGGCCCACTGTGGGAGCAGCGATTTCCTCCCATCCGCAGATCAACAAGATAGCCTTCACCGGCTCCACAGAG GTTGGAAAGCTGGTCAGAGAAGCCGCCTCCCGGAGCAACCTGAAGAGGGTCACACTGGAGCTAGGAGGCAAGAACCCGTGCATCGTGTGTGCAGATGCTGACT TGGACTTGGCCGTCGAGTGTGCTCACCAGGGAGTGTTCTTCAACCAAGGCCAGTGCTGTACAGCGGCCTCCAGGGTGTTTGTGGAAGAGCAGGTCTACGGGGAGTTTGTGAGGAGGAGTGTGGAGTTCGCCAAGAAGAGGCCGGTTGGAGACCCCTTCGATGCCAAAACGGAGCAGGGGCCTCAG ATCGACCAAAAGCAGTTTGACAAAATCCTCGAGCTGATTGagagtgggaagaaggaaggggccAAGCTAGAATGTGGGGGGTCAGCCATGGAGGACAGAGGGCTGTTCATCAAACCCACGGTCTTCTCAGATGTTACGGACAACATGAGGATTGCCAAAGAGGAG ATTTTCGGACCAGTGCAGCCGATCCTGAAGTTCAAAAACCTGGAGGAGGTGATCAAAAGAGCGAATAACACTGACTATGGACTCACAGCAGCAGTGTTCACTAAAAACCTGGACAAAGCCCTGAAGCTGGCTGCTGCGCTCGAGTCGGGGACAGTCTG GATCAACTGCTACAATGCATTTTATGCACAGGCTCCATTTGGTGGCTTCAAAATGTCTGGGAATGGCAGAGAACT AGGAGAATATGCTCTGGCTGAATATACAGAAGTGAAAACCGTCACCATCAAACTCGAGGAGAAGAACCCCTGA